The following proteins are co-located in the Maridesulfovibrio sp. genome:
- a CDS encoding potassium channel protein: protein MKSKSLFVKLLRLRRDFGMFWGLISGFIYMTLVFISGIVGYMWIEGWNLLNSFYMVVITLSTVGFMEVLPLSDQGRLFTSILILGGVGGFAYLIGAFSQLLVEGRLQAILGRRRMQKTIGKFKNHIIVCGYGRIGAIVTKEVMDEGLDIVVIESNPELIAQMEAAGIACIEGDATSDETLKLAGLQNAKTLIAALSDEAANVYVTLIARQSNVKVNIIARGNDTASISRLEFAGADRVVLPHTIGGIRMAQSVLRPTVTNFLDIAMRGKIDLQMEELFVTDSSELVGLDLIESKIRPRFNLIIIAIRKGSGEMVFNPGPKEVIEAGDTLLTVGKISDLSAISKIL, encoded by the coding sequence ATGAAATCCAAATCCCTATTTGTAAAGCTGCTCCGCTTAAGGCGTGATTTCGGAATGTTCTGGGGGCTTATCTCCGGTTTCATTTATATGACGCTTGTTTTTATCAGCGGAATTGTTGGCTATATGTGGATTGAGGGATGGAATTTACTGAACAGCTTTTACATGGTTGTCATCACTCTTTCCACTGTGGGATTTATGGAAGTATTGCCTTTGTCCGATCAGGGCAGGCTTTTTACTTCCATTCTGATCCTTGGTGGCGTGGGTGGTTTTGCATATTTGATCGGTGCTTTTTCTCAACTGTTGGTGGAAGGGCGTTTGCAGGCAATTCTAGGGAGACGCAGGATGCAGAAGACAATCGGAAAATTCAAAAATCATATTATTGTCTGCGGTTATGGCCGTATCGGAGCTATTGTGACCAAAGAGGTCATGGATGAAGGTCTTGATATTGTTGTAATCGAAAGCAATCCTGAGCTGATTGCTCAGATGGAAGCAGCCGGGATCGCCTGTATCGAAGGAGATGCCACCAGCGATGAAACCCTTAAGCTGGCCGGGTTGCAGAATGCCAAGACTCTGATTGCCGCACTCTCCGATGAAGCAGCCAATGTTTATGTGACTCTGATCGCACGACAGTCCAATGTTAAAGTAAATATTATTGCCCGGGGTAATGATACCGCCAGCATCTCACGGCTTGAATTTGCAGGAGCCGACCGCGTTGTCCTGCCGCATACCATCGGTGGAATCCGCATGGCCCAGTCAGTACTCAGGCCTACAGTGACAAACTTTCTCGATATTGCCATGCGTGGCAAAATCGACTTGCAGATGGAAGAACTTTTCGTTACCGATTCTTCCGAGCTGGTAGGACTGGATTTGATTGAATCCAAGATTCGTCCCCGGTTCAATCTGATTATTATTGCCATCCGTAAGGGAAGTGGTGAAATGGTCTTTAACCCCGGCCCCAAAGAAGTCATTGAAGCAGGTGATACCCTGCTCACTGTCGGTAAAATTTCCGATCTCTCCGCTATTAGCAAGATTCTTTAA
- the aat gene encoding leucyl/phenylalanyl-tRNA--protein transferase translates to MVVYRLIEDPIFPNPDEAEPDGLLAVGGDLSPERLLSAYASGIFPWYDERSPILWWSLDPRLILNFDKLHVSRRVKRKVRNREYSVTFDRSFESVIANCARKFRPGQAGTWILPEMIEAYVKLHKLGFVHSVEVWNREGNLVGGLYGVSLGKVFSGESMFFLEPDASKVGFSYLVQWLKNREFHFVDCQQPTDHLKSLGAEEVSRDDFLDMLDEALEHPALRGRWEFMEGEYEMITEVLS, encoded by the coding sequence ATGGTTGTTTACAGACTGATAGAAGACCCCATCTTCCCCAATCCTGATGAAGCGGAGCCGGATGGCCTGCTCGCGGTTGGAGGTGATCTCAGCCCGGAAAGGCTGCTCTCTGCTTATGCTTCAGGTATTTTCCCGTGGTATGATGAGCGCTCGCCGATTTTGTGGTGGTCGCTTGATCCCCGTTTGATATTGAATTTTGACAAGTTGCATGTCTCGCGCCGCGTAAAGCGCAAGGTCAGGAACAGGGAATATTCCGTTACTTTTGACCGTTCATTTGAAAGTGTTATCGCCAATTGCGCCCGCAAATTTCGTCCGGGGCAGGCCGGGACATGGATTCTGCCCGAAATGATTGAAGCTTATGTAAAGCTGCATAAGCTCGGTTTTGTGCATAGTGTGGAGGTCTGGAACCGGGAAGGCAATCTTGTCGGCGGTCTTTACGGGGTTTCACTTGGTAAGGTCTTTTCCGGTGAATCCATGTTTTTCCTTGAGCCGGATGCTTCCAAGGTTGGCTTTTCGTATCTCGTACAATGGTTGAAGAATCGCGAATTTCATTTTGTGGATTGCCAGCAGCCGACAGATCATCTCAAATCCTTAGGAGCTGAAGAAGTCAGCCGGGATGACTTTCTGGACATGCTTGATGAGGCTTTAGAGCATCCGGCCCTTCGTGGGAGGTGGGAGTTTATGGAAGGGGAGTATGAGATGATAACGGAAGTTTTAAGTTAG
- a CDS encoding SDR family oxidoreductase, producing MENKTVLITGGNKGIGLELTEMFIADGANVIVAARDFSNFKYSQHPQVRTEKYDFSNVAGIPDFIAGLPAIDVLINNAGVMFATPYDEYTAESVDQVLKINIEAPVALITAVSESMKDKKYGRIVNNASIAGQIGHPDVWYGITKAGVINMTKSFAKILGPHGIVINVVAPGPIETDMLHTIPQARRDAIKAAVYTGRFGKPEEVASAMHWLATDCPEYINGTCIDINNGSFPR from the coding sequence ATGGAAAATAAAACTGTCTTAATTACCGGCGGAAACAAAGGAATCGGCCTTGAGCTGACCGAGATGTTCATCGCAGACGGAGCCAACGTAATTGTTGCGGCCCGGGATTTTTCAAACTTCAAGTACAGCCAGCATCCGCAGGTAAGAACAGAAAAATACGACTTTAGCAATGTAGCAGGAATCCCTGATTTCATTGCCGGACTGCCCGCAATCGACGTGCTGATCAACAATGCCGGAGTAATGTTCGCTACCCCGTATGACGAATATACTGCTGAAAGCGTGGATCAAGTCCTCAAGATCAATATTGAGGCTCCGGTGGCCCTGATTACCGCTGTTTCCGAATCAATGAAAGACAAAAAGTACGGTCGTATTGTGAACAACGCTTCCATTGCCGGACAAATCGGGCATCCCGATGTCTGGTATGGAATCACCAAAGCCGGAGTCATCAACATGACCAAAAGCTTTGCCAAAATCCTCGGCCCTCACGGAATCGTGATCAATGTGGTTGCTCCCGGTCCCATTGAAACCGACATGCTGCACACAATCCCCCAAGCACGCCGTGACGCAATCAAAGCCGCGGTCTACACCGGACGCTTCGGCAAACCGGAAGAAGTTGCGTCCGCCATGCACTGGCTGGCAACAGACTGCCCTGAATACATCAACGGCACCTGCATTGATATCAACAACGGTTCATTCCCCAGATAA
- a CDS encoding BRCT domain-containing protein codes for MKNKNKEIKDLVALLERHNEAYRRGMPTISDARYDELTEQLRDLDPENPFLTNVEPENFSEKVEVRHPKPMLSTEKAYTTEELERFVSRVEKEAKTMGIKEVTYRITPKLDGLAARDDGKIFATRGNGEVGYEISSAFAKGVIAVGGRGQGVGEIVCSLEYFDEHLSDHFEHPRNMVVGIITSDKVNEAAKQALQDEAVRFVPYSTLPKKVVNGEELVSRVWEITDELWEAADYPLDGMVAEVTDTALQERLGATAHHYRWQIAIKKKGESAVTEVEGIRWQVGRMGAVTPVMEVKPVSVSGATIRNVTAHNAGMLRDQGIGIGATIRIIRSGEVIPKLEEVIKPAQDVELPAECPSCGAELFWQNDFLKCPDFSCPARVEQRLEYWFKTLGNADWFGKKTISKLVKAGHNSLESVYTMAEDDFQKLGFGPVQSTNLAEALYISKTKETDDWRFLAAFGIPDLGKADSRKLLGYFKLEDVVNVKQEQLIELHGFGDITSHSVTEGIAAIKETILHMLEFDFNLRRTPLISETESMESPITGKGIVFTGKMEQGSREDMQAMARRMGAKVQTSVSGKTDFLVCGSKVGAKKIESAKAKGVEIMTEAEFMDIVNN; via the coding sequence GTGAAAAATAAAAATAAAGAAATTAAAGATTTAGTTGCGCTTCTTGAGAGGCATAACGAAGCATATCGCCGTGGTATGCCGACTATTAGTGATGCCCGTTATGATGAACTTACTGAGCAGCTTCGTGACCTTGATCCTGAAAACCCTTTCCTGACCAATGTAGAACCTGAGAATTTCAGCGAAAAGGTTGAGGTGCGTCACCCCAAGCCTATGCTATCTACCGAGAAAGCGTACACAACTGAAGAGCTTGAGCGATTTGTTTCCCGTGTTGAAAAGGAAGCAAAAACTATGGGTATCAAGGAAGTTACCTACCGTATTACTCCCAAGCTTGATGGTCTTGCTGCACGTGATGACGGTAAAATTTTTGCTACTCGCGGTAACGGCGAAGTTGGTTATGAAATTTCCAGTGCTTTTGCCAAGGGCGTGATTGCTGTTGGCGGGCGTGGTCAGGGCGTTGGTGAGATTGTTTGCAGCCTTGAATATTTTGATGAGCATTTGTCCGATCACTTTGAGCACCCGCGGAATATGGTCGTTGGTATCATTACTTCAGACAAGGTGAATGAAGCCGCTAAGCAGGCTTTGCAGGATGAGGCTGTACGTTTTGTGCCATACAGCACCTTGCCTAAAAAGGTTGTGAACGGTGAAGAGCTGGTCAGCCGTGTTTGGGAAATTACCGATGAACTCTGGGAAGCTGCTGATTATCCGCTGGACGGCATGGTGGCCGAAGTAACTGATACCGCACTTCAGGAGCGTCTTGGCGCTACAGCCCATCATTATCGCTGGCAGATTGCCATCAAGAAGAAGGGCGAGTCTGCGGTAACTGAGGTTGAAGGAATCCGTTGGCAGGTAGGCCGCATGGGTGCGGTTACTCCGGTCATGGAAGTTAAGCCCGTCTCTGTTTCCGGGGCTACTATCCGAAACGTTACCGCTCATAATGCCGGCATGCTCCGTGATCAGGGGATCGGCATTGGTGCAACTATTCGCATTATTCGCAGCGGCGAGGTTATCCCCAAGCTTGAGGAAGTGATCAAGCCCGCACAGGATGTGGAATTGCCTGCTGAATGTCCTTCCTGCGGTGCAGAACTTTTCTGGCAGAATGACTTTTTGAAATGTCCTGATTTCAGTTGTCCGGCACGCGTGGAACAGCGTTTGGAATACTGGTTTAAGACTCTCGGCAATGCAGACTGGTTCGGCAAGAAGACTATCTCCAAACTGGTTAAGGCCGGGCATAATTCTCTTGAATCCGTTTATACAATGGCCGAAGATGATTTTCAGAAACTTGGTTTCGGTCCGGTACAGTCCACCAACCTTGCGGAAGCTCTGTACATTAGCAAGACCAAGGAAACCGACGACTGGCGTTTTCTTGCTGCTTTCGGGATTCCCGATCTCGGCAAGGCGGACAGCCGTAAGCTTTTGGGTTATTTCAAGCTTGAAGACGTCGTGAATGTCAAACAGGAACAGCTTATTGAGTTGCACGGTTTTGGTGACATTACCAGTCACTCAGTGACCGAGGGAATCGCTGCGATTAAAGAAACCATCCTGCATATGTTGGAGTTTGATTTTAATCTTCGCCGTACCCCGCTGATTTCCGAAACTGAATCCATGGAAAGCCCCATCACAGGTAAAGGCATCGTTTTTACCGGAAAAATGGAGCAGGGCAGCCGCGAAGACATGCAGGCCATGGCAAGGCGTATGGGCGCAAAAGTTCAGACTTCCGTATCCGGTAAGACTGATTTTCTGGTCTGTGGCAGTAAGGTTGGAGCTAAGAAGATCGAATCCGCTAAGGCCAAGGGAGTTGAGATCATGACCGAAGCCGAGTTTATGGATATAGTTAATAATTAG
- a CDS encoding metallophosphoesterase: MLVDNLKIRRGVLTATDLMTLVMPITVFFPEHLPYLLKIFMLGAGYSWAAIIACMVPVGLCFEPIRWGMKLLGNGIKVPRLKVFGVLCLISIVMTVGGYINATSPAVKEIAFDLSNGSKEAKEYRVAMFSDLHAGKLMTRDRVAAVVNMVNSVKPDIVLMVGDVLDDHDSELTGAVEELALIKAPLGKFAVLGNHEFYLGNSWSRSMLEQQGIEVLGDSSTVVDGRFLLVGRNDFANFRGGGLVRAALKNVIPKGNKLPIILMDHTPHELEEAEQNDVALQVSGHTHNGQLFPFNLVVKRIYENEYGTYQRGDTSYYTSCGVGIWGPPLRTTARPEVVLMKIRI, from the coding sequence TTGCTGGTTGATAATCTCAAAATCAGGCGTGGTGTGCTTACTGCTACCGATCTGATGACTCTTGTCATGCCGATTACAGTGTTTTTCCCGGAGCATTTACCGTACCTGCTGAAGATTTTTATGCTGGGTGCCGGCTATAGCTGGGCAGCTATTATCGCCTGCATGGTTCCGGTAGGGCTATGTTTTGAGCCGATCCGCTGGGGTATGAAGCTTCTCGGGAATGGTATCAAGGTGCCGAGGTTGAAGGTGTTCGGAGTCCTTTGTCTTATTTCTATTGTGATGACAGTAGGCGGGTATATCAACGCAACCTCACCAGCGGTTAAGGAAATTGCATTTGACCTATCTAACGGTAGCAAAGAGGCTAAAGAATACCGTGTGGCGATGTTTTCAGATCTGCATGCCGGAAAGCTGATGACTCGTGACCGCGTTGCTGCGGTTGTAAATATGGTCAATTCGGTGAAACCCGATATCGTGCTTATGGTCGGTGATGTCTTGGATGATCACGATAGTGAATTGACCGGGGCGGTAGAAGAACTTGCTCTGATTAAGGCCCCTCTGGGTAAGTTCGCAGTTCTGGGCAATCATGAATTTTATCTCGGCAACAGTTGGTCCCGGAGTATGCTGGAACAGCAGGGAATAGAAGTGCTGGGCGATAGCTCCACCGTAGTTGATGGCCGATTTCTCTTGGTAGGACGCAATGACTTTGCAAACTTTCGTGGCGGAGGACTTGTCCGTGCTGCGTTAAAGAACGTGATCCCCAAGGGAAATAAACTGCCGATTATTCTCATGGATCATACTCCGCATGAGCTTGAAGAGGCCGAACAGAATGATGTTGCCCTGCAGGTTTCAGGACATACCCATAACGGGCAGCTGTTCCCGTTTAATCTGGTTGTGAAGCGTATTTATGAGAATGAGTACGGAACTTATCAGAGAGGGGACACCAGTTACTATACCAGTTGCGGTGTCGGAATCTGGGGGCCGCCTTTGCGCACTACTGCCAGACCGGAAGTGGTGCTGATGAAGATTCGGATTTAG
- the dapB gene encoding 4-hydroxy-tetrahydrodipicolinate reductase has product MTDVVIIGAKGRMGDTLVRCVQQSDDLKLAAVMERSGCEEGLDSLGCVCGTDAQEVLTKVPGAVVVDFTAPAATLKLLEIASVTGNPVVIGTTGMTNEEIEQVEEFAKKIPVFLAPNMSVGVNVLLKILPELVRMLGPAYDMEMTEIHHNKKVDSPSGTALKLAQCMAEARGLVYDEVKKHSRDGIIGARTKDELGVMAVRGGDVVGDHTAYFLGPGERIEVTHRAHSRETFAQGALRAARWLSEQKPGKLYDMADVLDV; this is encoded by the coding sequence ATGACTGATGTAGTAATTATTGGAGCGAAGGGTCGTATGGGCGACACACTGGTCCGTTGCGTGCAGCAGAGTGATGATTTGAAACTTGCAGCAGTCATGGAACGTTCCGGCTGCGAAGAGGGGCTTGATTCTCTGGGCTGCGTTTGCGGTACTGATGCTCAGGAAGTGCTGACCAAGGTTCCCGGTGCTGTCGTGGTTGACTTTACTGCCCCTGCTGCGACTCTGAAACTGCTTGAGATTGCATCTGTTACCGGCAACCCGGTTGTAATCGGTACCACCGGCATGACCAATGAAGAAATTGAACAGGTGGAAGAATTCGCTAAGAAAATTCCGGTTTTCCTCGCTCCGAACATGAGCGTAGGTGTAAACGTACTACTCAAAATTTTGCCCGAACTGGTACGTATGCTCGGACCTGCTTATGATATGGAAATGACCGAAATTCATCATAACAAGAAAGTGGACTCCCCTAGCGGAACCGCACTTAAGCTGGCTCAGTGCATGGCTGAAGCTCGCGGCCTTGTTTATGATGAAGTTAAAAAGCATTCCCGTGACGGTATCATCGGAGCAAGAACCAAGGATGAACTCGGCGTAATGGCAGTTCGCGGCGGTGACGTCGTGGGCGACCATACTGCATATTTCCTCGGACCCGGTGAACGTATTGAAGTTACCCACCGTGCACACTCCCGCGAAACTTTCGCTCAGGGCGCACTCCGTGCCGCACGCTGGCTCTCCGAGCAAAAGCCCGGTAAGCTCTACGATATGGCTGACGTGCTGGATGTCTAG
- the uvrB gene encoding excinuclease ABC subunit UvrB — protein sequence MANNFELVSDYTLKGDQPEAVKQLVENIKHGVQDQILLGATGTGKTFAMANVIKELNRPTLVMAPNKTLAAQLFNEFKALFPHNAVEYFVSYYDYYQPEAYLPHSDTYIEKDSSINDDIDKLRHSATHALLTRRDVIIVASVSCIYGLGSPEFYAKMIIPVEEGQELSMEELMDRLVEVQYERNDYDFHRGTFRVRGDVIEIIPAYAREQALRIEFFGDEIDSILETDPLTGEVTGRRRKTVIYPASHFVSDQDNLERAREDIRNELSETLTLYKKENKLIEAQRIEQRTMYDLEMIEEIGYCNGIENYSRHLDGRKEGEPPATLIHYFPDDFLLFMDESHIAVPQVGAMYNGDRSRKTTLVNFGFRLPSALDNRPLCFDEFLDKIGQTVYVSATPGPWEMERAQGLVVEQIIRPTGLLDPEIEVRPVKGQMDDLLAECKKREKRGERVLITTLTKRMAEDLTEYFNQMGVEAKYLHSDIDTMERMAIIQSLRAGEFVALVGINLLREGLDIPEVSLVAILDADKEGFLRSTRSLIQTFGRAARNAEGRVILYADNVTHSMRTAIDETYRRREKQMEYNEAHGIVPQTISKSLDNMLGTLYSDNWSGGEVKIAAEEAAEYGLDPAKMEKEVRKLEKDMRKYAAELEFEKAAELRDRIQGLREKILSLG from the coding sequence ATGGCGAACAATTTTGAGCTTGTAAGTGACTACACCCTTAAGGGCGATCAGCCTGAAGCGGTGAAGCAACTGGTTGAAAATATTAAGCACGGCGTACAGGATCAGATCCTGCTCGGTGCTACCGGTACGGGTAAAACCTTTGCTATGGCAAACGTGATCAAGGAGCTTAATCGCCCAACCTTGGTAATGGCTCCCAACAAGACTCTGGCGGCTCAGCTTTTTAATGAATTCAAAGCGTTGTTCCCGCATAATGCTGTTGAATATTTTGTCAGTTATTATGATTACTACCAGCCGGAAGCATATCTGCCGCATTCTGATACTTATATCGAAAAAGATTCGTCCATCAACGATGATATTGATAAATTGCGTCACTCCGCCACCCACGCCTTGCTGACAAGGCGCGATGTCATAATCGTGGCTTCAGTCTCCTGCATCTACGGTCTCGGTTCTCCTGAATTTTACGCCAAGATGATTATCCCGGTGGAAGAGGGGCAGGAACTTTCCATGGAAGAGCTCATGGATCGGCTGGTTGAAGTGCAATACGAGCGCAATGATTATGATTTCCATCGCGGAACCTTTCGGGTGCGCGGAGATGTAATCGAAATTATTCCGGCCTATGCTCGTGAGCAGGCTTTGCGCATTGAATTTTTCGGTGATGAGATTGATTCCATTCTTGAAACCGATCCGTTGACCGGGGAAGTTACCGGGCGCAGACGCAAGACTGTTATCTATCCGGCCAGTCACTTTGTGTCGGATCAGGATAACCTTGAGCGTGCACGGGAAGATATTCGCAATGAGCTTTCTGAGACTCTGACTCTCTATAAGAAAGAGAACAAGCTGATCGAAGCGCAGCGCATTGAGCAGCGCACTATGTATGATCTGGAGATGATTGAGGAGATCGGTTATTGTAATGGGATCGAGAACTATTCCCGACATTTGGATGGACGTAAGGAAGGTGAGCCTCCGGCAACCCTGATCCATTATTTCCCGGACGATTTTCTACTTTTCATGGATGAATCCCATATCGCCGTGCCGCAGGTGGGCGCTATGTACAATGGTGACCGTTCGCGTAAAACCACATTGGTTAATTTCGGTTTCAGGCTTCCTTCAGCTCTTGATAACAGGCCGTTATGCTTTGATGAATTTCTCGACAAAATCGGGCAGACCGTCTATGTTTCCGCGACTCCAGGCCCTTGGGAAATGGAACGGGCGCAGGGTCTTGTGGTTGAGCAGATTATCCGTCCAACCGGATTGCTTGATCCTGAGATTGAAGTCCGCCCGGTAAAAGGGCAGATGGACGATCTGCTTGCAGAGTGCAAAAAGCGAGAGAAACGCGGTGAGCGGGTGCTGATTACCACCCTGACCAAGCGTATGGCCGAAGACCTGACTGAGTATTTCAATCAGATGGGAGTGGAGGCAAAATATCTGCATTCGGACATTGATACCATGGAGCGCATGGCTATTATCCAGTCCTTGCGTGCCGGGGAATTCGTGGCGCTCGTAGGTATTAACCTCCTGCGTGAAGGTCTTGATATACCTGAAGTATCCCTTGTTGCCATTTTGGATGCGGATAAGGAAGGGTTCTTGCGTTCTACCCGATCTTTGATCCAGACATTCGGTCGTGCGGCTCGTAATGCCGAAGGGAGGGTTATCCTTTATGCAGATAATGTGACCCACTCCATGCGTACGGCCATAGACGAAACTTATCGCCGCCGTGAGAAGCAGATGGAGTACAACGAGGCCCATGGTATCGTGCCCCAGACCATCTCTAAATCACTGGATAATATGCTGGGAACATTGTACTCTGATAACTGGTCGGGCGGTGAGGTAAAGATCGCTGCTGAAGAAGCTGCAGAGTATGGACTTGATCCCGCAAAAATGGAAAAAGAAGTTCGGAAGCTTGAGAAAGATATGCGTAAATACGCGGCAGAGCTTGAGTTTGAAAAAGCTGCCGAACTGCGTGACCGTATTCAAGGCTTGCGGGAGAAGATTCTCAGTCTCGGATAA
- a CDS encoding GAF domain-containing sensor histidine kinase, producing the protein MKNEKLKEIGEYLLENLDLAATRFAELMIEHQPRWYAGLGLDECKRIAAYGVSMSLECFIRGDLEPLGNYFNSCAEIKLDRGVGIRDVVEGTLLGKQAFIAAGTEFYTEQADLLEFLAELEDYYVQVLTLTTDRYSGMLLSRLNAEHVRNKLLLEASRTVTSALDPDEVLSRLAEVLAGTVGEGCCTIFLVNPDTGGLAPCAGFGYGSKECQSALQGLRLCPSGSTLSSVDGKSYGFCSSNKASSTFADILPEAVRSGSASLFHITNSDRMVGVALVSSEKPGFTFDAATTELIGGILNTVAVAIESAAAARQTKRQLMESESLRRVANVLLQSPEGKNGSVLSLITDEARTIVNGMGSVLMLLEGDSLHCVCCSGAPKCPMEFYPVDSTYYGSAFQAGETIIVRDAQSEVPEGERSEKLRTLIVVPLLEGDKKLGLLMVSNKSGGFDRDDKRIMEMFAAQAVLALRNSRMFEQSEKLVVQGERQRLARELHDSVTQALYAITFCSDAAVRSLESGKRDAAIEQLKALQGMAQQGMRDMRSLIFDLHPPELESEGLVGAIQARLNSVEIRSGLGADLFVEGDERRLPLRVEEELFRIAIEALNNSTKHSKAESVTVNVDFAEGKTVVQIIDDGQGFDIATLPTGGMGLRGIRERVERINAHLDIDSEPGKGTVLTVKVFDVEGTGGGDE; encoded by the coding sequence ATGAAGAATGAAAAATTAAAAGAAATCGGTGAATACCTGCTGGAAAATCTTGATCTTGCAGCAACCAGATTTGCCGAATTAATGATAGAGCACCAGCCGCGCTGGTATGCGGGGCTAGGGTTGGACGAGTGCAAAAGAATTGCCGCTTACGGCGTGAGCATGAGTCTCGAATGTTTCATACGCGGTGATTTGGAGCCTTTGGGGAATTATTTCAATAGCTGTGCAGAGATAAAGCTTGATCGCGGTGTGGGTATTCGTGATGTGGTAGAAGGCACCTTGCTCGGTAAGCAGGCTTTTATTGCTGCAGGAACGGAATTTTATACTGAGCAGGCAGATCTGCTTGAGTTTCTTGCAGAGCTTGAGGATTATTATGTTCAGGTCCTTACCCTGACTACGGACCGCTACTCAGGCATGCTGCTTTCCCGTTTGAATGCGGAACATGTGCGCAATAAGCTTTTGCTGGAAGCTTCTCGAACTGTAACCAGTGCCCTTGATCCTGATGAAGTTTTGAGCAGGCTGGCAGAGGTTCTGGCCGGAACTGTGGGTGAAGGCTGCTGTACTATTTTTCTGGTCAATCCTGATACAGGCGGACTCGCTCCCTGCGCCGGATTCGGTTACGGTTCCAAGGAGTGCCAGAGTGCTTTGCAGGGTTTAAGGTTATGTCCTTCCGGCAGCACCCTCAGCAGCGTTGATGGCAAGAGCTACGGTTTTTGTTCATCCAATAAAGCCAGTTCAACTTTTGCAGATATTCTTCCAGAGGCGGTTCGTTCCGGCAGTGCATCTCTATTTCACATCACCAACAGTGATCGTATGGTCGGAGTTGCGCTTGTTTCATCTGAAAAGCCCGGATTTACCTTCGATGCTGCCACGACTGAATTGATTGGCGGTATTCTGAATACCGTTGCCGTTGCTATTGAAAGTGCCGCTGCCGCGCGTCAGACTAAGCGTCAGCTTATGGAGAGTGAAAGCCTGCGCCGGGTTGCTAACGTCCTCTTACAGAGTCCTGAAGGTAAGAATGGCAGTGTTCTGAGTCTTATCACTGATGAAGCACGGACTATTGTTAACGGAATGGGCAGTGTTTTGATGCTGCTTGAGGGTGATTCTTTGCATTGTGTTTGTTGTTCCGGTGCCCCTAAGTGTCCCATGGAATTTTATCCTGTGGATTCCACTTATTACGGCAGTGCTTTTCAAGCCGGGGAAACTATTATTGTTCGTGATGCGCAAAGTGAAGTTCCTGAAGGTGAGCGTAGTGAGAAGCTTCGGACACTGATCGTTGTTCCTTTGCTGGAAGGGGATAAGAAGCTTGGTTTGCTCATGGTTTCCAATAAGAGCGGCGGGTTTGATCGTGATGATAAGCGCATTATGGAAATGTTTGCGGCTCAGGCTGTTCTTGCATTACGCAACAGCCGTATGTTCGAGCAGAGTGAAAAGCTGGTCGTGCAGGGTGAGCGTCAGCGTTTGGCCCGTGAGCTGCACGATTCCGTGACTCAGGCTCTTTACGCGATTACTTTTTGCTCCGATGCTGCTGTACGTTCCCTTGAATCAGGCAAGAGGGATGCGGCTATTGAGCAGCTCAAGGCTTTGCAGGGAATGGCCCAGCAGGGCATGCGCGATATGCGTTCCCTTATTTTTGACCTTCATCCGCCGGAATTGGAAAGCGAAGGGCTGGTTGGGGCTATTCAGGCCCGGTTGAATTCTGTTGAAATCCGTTCGGGTCTAGGGGCCGATCTTTTTGTAGAAGGGGACGAAAGGCGCTTGCCTCTACGCGTAGAGGAAGAGCTTTTCCGTATTGCCATAGAGGCCTTGAATAATTCTACCAAGCATTCCAAGGCAGAATCTGTTACTGTGAATGTTGATTTTGCTGAGGGCAAGACTGTTGTTCAGATAATTGATGATGGTCAGGGATTTGATATTGCAACATTGCCTACGGGCGGTATGGGGCTGCGCGGAATTCGTGAACGGGTCGAGCGTATTAATGCCCATCTTGATATTGACAGCGAACCCGGAAAGGGCACTGTGCTGACTGTAAAAGTTTTTGATGTAGAAGGGACTGGAGGCGGAGATGAGTGA